In the Bos taurus isolate L1 Dominette 01449 registration number 42190680 breed Hereford chromosome 21, ARS-UCD2.0, whole genome shotgun sequence genome, one interval contains:
- the MESP1 gene encoding mesoderm posterior protein 1, with protein MAQPLCPPLSESWMLTAGWGPAQPPPAADADCGCSPASSPDSWGSVPACSPVPSPGSPATRVALRARAAGRRGARVGRLGAGQRQSASEREKLRMRTLARALHELRRFLPPSVAPAGQSLTKIETLRLAIRYIGHLSAVLGLSEDSLQHRRRQRGDAAPPRGCALCPDGGPAEAQTRGCCSGSAAGAAVSWGSPPACSGALAAPELRDPPVLYDRGAACPQGPAMEPSPSSPLFPGDVLALLETSMPLLPLEWPPA; from the exons ATGGCCCAGCCCCTGTGCCCTCCGCTCTCTGAGTCCTGGATGCTCACGGCAGGCTGGGGCCCAGCTCAGCCGCCGCCGGCCGCCGACGCGGACTGCGGTTGCTCCCCCGCTTCGTCCCCGGACTCCTGGGGCAGCGTCCCGGCCTGCAGCCCCGTGCCGAGCCCCGGGAGCCCGGCCACCCGCGTCGCCCTCCGCGCCCGGGCAGCTGGGAGGCGAGGCGCGCGGGTAGGCCGCCTGGGCGCCGGGCAGCGGCAGAGCGCCAGCGAGCGCGAGAAGCTGCGCATGCGCACGCTCGCCCGCGCCCTCCACGAGCTGCGCCGCTTCCTGCCTCCGTCTGTGGCGCCCGCCGGCCAGAGCCTGACCAAGATCGAGACGCTGCGCCTGGCCATCCGCTACATCGGACACCTGTCGGCCGTGCTGGGCCTCAGCGAGGATAGCCTGCAGCACCGGCGCCGGCAACGCGGCGACGCGGCGCCCCCTCGGGGCTGCGCGCTGTGCCCCGACGGCGGCCCCGCGGAGGCGCAGACGCGAGGCTGCTGCTCCGGCTCGGCCGCCGGCGCCGCGGTGTCCTGGGGGTCCCCGCCCGCCTGCTCCGGAGCCCTGGCAGCGCCCGAGCTGCGCGACCCTCCGGTGCTATACGACCGCGGGGCGGCGTGCCCGCAAGGACCGGCGATGGAGCCGAGCCCCTCATCCCCG CTCTTTCCCGGCGACGTACTGGCCCTGCTGGAGACCTCGATGCCCCTCTTGCCCCTGGAGTGGCCGCCGGCCTGA